In Acidaminococcales bacterium, the genomic window AACGGCCATGATAATAAAAGGATCGGAAGTGATCGCCGCCGCGAACGAACGCCTGAAAGACAGCCTGCGGGCGCTGAACGGCCCTATCCCGCAATTGGCCGTTGTCCGGGTCGGCGGGGATGCTGGCAGCCTCGCCTATGAAAGCAGCGTGATGAAACGGCTGGGCGCCATCGGGCTGAAAGTCAGGCGCTGTACATTTGCCGGCGACATCGGCGGCGCGGAGTTCAGCGCGGCTTTCGCCGCGCTGAACCGCGACCCGGAGGTAGACGGCATATTGCTCCTTCGCCCTTTGCCCGCGCAAATTGATGAAAATGCCGTGCGCGCCATGATAGACCCCGGCAAAGACGTGGACGGCTTGGGCCCGGCAAACATGGCGAAAGTGTTCATGGGCGATGAAAGCGGGTTTGCGCCCTGCACCGCCGAAGCGGTGATGGAAATACTGCGCTACGCCGGCATTGAACCGGCGGGCAAAAGGGCCGTTATCATCGGGCGCAGCGCGCTGGTCGGCAGGCCGTTGGCCATGCTGCTTTTACAGCAGGACGCCACCATAACTATTTGCCATACGCAAACGGCCGACATGGAAAAAATCTGCCGAAACAGTGAAATCGTCGTCGCCGCCGCCGGCCGCGCCAAACTCATAAACAAAAGATTCATAGCCGATGGCGCGGTGGTAATAGACGTGGGGATAAATACCGACCAAGCCGGCAATCTTTGCGGCGACGTGGACTTTGACGACGTTGTGGAAACAGCTTCTTTTATTACGCCGGTGCCGGACGGGGTGGGGACGGTAACAACCGCCGTGCTGGCGCAGCACGTCATGAGGGCGGCCGCCCGCCGGCGCTCGGCCCTGCCGTCGGCTTTTCGGCCTGAAGGCCGGGCGGCAAAGGCCGGGCGCGGCCTGATACTGCTTCCCGTCTGAAAGCCGGGCGTCTTTGCGGCAATGCTTTGCCATTTTGCTTTCACCGATCCTCGCCGAACCTTCCGCTCCCGCATAGGCGTGGCGTTTCGCGGGGCGGCGGGCAGTTTGGCGGATATTGTCCGTGCCGCGGCGTTTGGAGCCTATTTACCCAAAATTTACTTGACGGGGCCGGGCGCTTATTATATCATGAAAAACAGGGTAAACGCGTAAGCTTGGGCATTGTCGGCAAGCATACCGATAACTGAGGCAGCTTTTAAAAAGAAAAATCACCTGCGAAATTATGGGCGGCTTGCGCTTTTTGCGGCAACTTGTCCAAAAAATTCGCTTGGCACATGGACAGACCCCTCCCGAGCCGCCGCCGACCAAGGCGGCGATTGTTTATGGCTTTTCGTCGGCGCGAATAAGCGGCAAAGGAAGGG contains:
- a CDS encoding bifunctional 5,10-methylenetetrahydrofolate dehydrogenase/5,10-methenyltetrahydrofolate cyclohydrolase, translating into MIIKGSEVIAAANERLKDSLRALNGPIPQLAVVRVGGDAGSLAYESSVMKRLGAIGLKVRRCTFAGDIGGAEFSAAFAALNRDPEVDGILLLRPLPAQIDENAVRAMIDPGKDVDGLGPANMAKVFMGDESGFAPCTAEAVMEILRYAGIEPAGKRAVIIGRSALVGRPLAMLLLQQDATITICHTQTADMEKICRNSEIVVAAAGRAKLINKRFIADGAVVIDVGINTDQAGNLCGDVDFDDVVETASFITPVPDGVGTVTTAVLAQHVMRAAARRRSALPSAFRPEGRAAKAGRGLILLPV